The following proteins are co-located in the Clostridiales bacterium genome:
- a CDS encoding HPr family phosphocarrier protein, translating to MISKVITITNNTGLHARPASVFVSTASKFKSELFIKKEEKKVNAKSILAVLALGISKGTEITLTAEGPDEEEAVAAILALAEANFNE from the coding sequence ATGATATCAAAAGTAATCACAATAACAAATAATACGGGACTTCATGCGAGACCTGCATCTGTGTTTGTTTCTACCGCATCAAAATTTAAATCAGAGCTCTTTATCAAGAAGGAAGAAAAGAAGGTAAATGCAAAATCGATTCTGGCTGTACTTGCTCTGGGAATCTCCAAAGGAACCGAGATTACGCTGACTGCAGAGGGTCCGGATGAGGAGGAGGCTGTTGCGGCGATTTTGGCACTGGCTGAGGCAAACTTCAACGAATAA
- a CDS encoding zinc-binding dehydrogenase encodes METRAVRLYGANDLRLETFELPEIKDDEILVELISDSVCMSTYKAAILGKKHKRVPQDVDVNPIIVGHEFAGNIVKVGAKWKDQFKEGSKFAQQPALNYKGSMWSPGYSYMYFGGAATYNIIPQEVMELGCLLNYDGETYYEASLAEPMSCIIGAFHANYHTEMGNYAHKMGIVEGGKMALLAAAGPMGLGAIDYALHCDRRPGLLVVTDIDDERIERARAIFPEEEAQRCGVKLIFINTAKVDDPVDHLKALTDGEGFDDVFVFAPVKPVFEQGDSILARDGCLNFFAGPTDTGFSATLNLYNIHYASTHVMGTTGGNTDDLIESLKMTEKKLINPAVMVTHIGGLDSVAETVLNLPDIPGGKKLIYTHIDMELTAIDDFEEKGKTNPHFAKLAEITGKNKGLWCAEAEQYLLANWKS; translated from the coding sequence ATGGAAACAAGAGCAGTGAGATTATATGGCGCAAATGATTTACGGCTTGAAACGTTTGAACTGCCAGAGATAAAGGATGACGAGATTTTGGTTGAGCTTATCTCTGACAGCGTTTGTATGTCTACATACAAAGCGGCGATACTAGGAAAAAAACATAAGAGGGTGCCCCAGGATGTGGATGTGAATCCTATCATCGTCGGCCATGAATTTGCAGGCAACATTGTTAAGGTTGGCGCAAAGTGGAAGGATCAATTCAAAGAAGGCTCAAAATTTGCACAGCAGCCGGCATTAAATTACAAGGGATCCATGTGGTCACCGGGATACTCTTATATGTATTTCGGAGGAGCTGCCACCTATAATATCATCCCTCAGGAGGTTATGGAACTTGGGTGTCTGCTGAACTATGACGGTGAGACCTATTATGAAGCATCTTTGGCAGAACCAATGTCCTGCATCATTGGAGCCTTTCATGCAAATTATCATACTGAAATGGGAAATTATGCCCACAAAATGGGGATTGTAGAAGGCGGGAAAATGGCACTTCTTGCAGCTGCTGGCCCTATGGGACTCGGCGCCATCGACTATGCACTTCATTGTGACAGAAGACCCGGTCTACTTGTGGTAACGGACATTGATGATGAAAGAATTGAGCGAGCAAGGGCAATCTTTCCGGAAGAAGAAGCGCAGCGATGCGGGGTTAAGCTGATTTTCATCAATACTGCGAAAGTCGATGATCCGGTTGACCACTTGAAAGCACTGACCGATGGTGAGGGCTTTGATGATGTCTTCGTATTTGCACCTGTAAAGCCAGTATTTGAACAGGGAGACAGTATTCTCGCCAGGGACGGCTGCCTGAATTTCTTTGCAGGTCCAACAGACACAGGTTTTTCAGCAACACTGAACCTTTACAACATCCATTACGCTTCCACCCATGTAATGGGTACTACCGGGGGGAATACAGACGATCTCATCGAATCTCTCAAAATGACAGAAAAGAAGCTGATTAATCCCGCAGTAATGGTAACCCATATCGGGGGTTTGGATTCTGTAGCGGAAACTGTGTTGAATTTACCGGATATTCCGGGGGGCAAGAAGCTTATTTACACCCATATCGATATGGAACTTACCGCAATAGATGACTTTGAAGAAAAAGGGAAAACAAACCCTCACTTTGCAAAGCTTGCAGAAATCACAGGCAAAAATAAAGGCTTATGGTGTGCGGAAGCAGAGCAATATTTACTTGCAAATTGGAAATCATGA